Proteins encoded by one window of Epinephelus moara isolate mb chromosome 18, YSFRI_EMoa_1.0, whole genome shotgun sequence:
- the crebbpb gene encoding CREB binding protein b isoform X8, protein MADNLLDVGPPTAKRPKLNSPLSVSDGPDLVSLFDLENDLPDELIPNGDLGMGMSSNGGPGGGGPGLNSIVPDAAAKHKQLSELLRPGSSSILGGGLNSASPQQGGMVGSQLGAVLGKSPLGQGSPNHQSPQAQKGGAAAGQGNGSTGMGFNQAMLNSGQGHGVMGQTGQVMNGALGPAGRGRPGMQYQGQGMQGAQVGAGPGVGGSVLAETLTQGGPQLGAHNALNAQQAGNMNKMGMSGAPFGQQYGQAGVQQMGAAGVNAQQLQNKTALSNNLPQFPAELKGAGSVPNMSQMQQQVASVGMVPGAGGVSAGPTADPEKRKLIQQQLVLLLHAHKCQRREQANGEVRACTLPHCRTMKNVLNHMTHCQAGKSCQVAHCASSRQIISHWKNCTRHDCPVCLPLKNASDKRNQQPMLSSPGASLQNAISTVGPGQPSATAINSAATHIDPSSMQRAYAALGLPYGNQSPAQVQGQGQGPNQQNPQGPQHQQLRNMNPLGTNQMNQMAGGMGVPSSDQSGMHSDSSLPSTLNNQLMPDGSVAGGMGNLPAATPLSASGVRKAWHEHVTQDLRTHLVHKLVQAIFPTPDPAALKDRRMENLVAYARKVEGDMYESANSRDEYYHFLAEKIYKIQKELEEKRRSRLQKQPGMVGTAGPQQPGMAPNTMGPGQAVRPPNGPVPMPNMPNQIMNRMQVPQGINQFNPMAMQNAQMSQAPMGARAPSPMNHPQQMNINSVPAMGMSPSRMPQTPGMMGSHANNMVAQPANQGQFLPQGQFTAAAGGAMNVNVGLGQPLTQAAVTQPQNSNLPLNALGTLGTQLPCGPAAQPTLGATPPPNASASLQPQQQQQQQLQQHHAPAQAQVPPQPSTPASTGGPSSTPTHIPSSLPGPPSALGTPDPSQPLTPLQPQTEPPSQMQQPTSVQAQHPSTPLSQAAASIDNRVPTPGSVAELSSQQALPDMSSTEAKPEVKDEEDDSNSGKKQPDVKMEQDDETKPPLVKKEEPDAAEPKQEPMETEEKKPEMKAEPKEEEESGANSTSTASATQNRKKIFKPEELRQALMPTLEALYRQDPESLPFRQPVDPMLLGIPDYFDIVKNPIDLSTIKRKLDTGQYQEPWQYVDDVWLMFNNAWLYNRKTSRVYKYCTKLAEVFEAEIDPVMQGLGYCCGRKYEFSPQTLCCYGKQLCTISRDGTYYSYQNRYHFCEKCFNEIQGNSVTLGDDPAQPQTMISKEQFEKKKNDMLDPEPFVECKDCGRKMHQICVLHYDVIWPSGFICDNCLKKSSKTRKENKFSARRLQSTRLGTYIEDRVNKYLKRQNHPEAGEVFVRVVASSDKTVEVKPGMKSRFVDSGEMVESFPYRTKALFAFEEIDGVDVCFFGMHVQEYGSDCPFPNTRRVYISYLDSIHFFRPRVLRTAVYHEILIGYLEYVKKLGYVMGHIWACPPSEGDDYIFHCHPPDQKIPKPKRLQEWYRKMLDKAFAERILHDYKDIFKQATEDRLTSANELPYFEGDFWPNVLEESIKELEQEEEERKKEENTASSETTEGAQADSKNAKKKNNKKTNKNKSSVSRANKKKPGMPNVANDLSQKLYATMEKHKEVFFVIHLHAGPVINTLPPIMDPDPLLTCDLMDGRDAFLTLARDKHWEFSSLRRCKWSTMCMLVELHNQGQDRFVYTCNECKHHVETRWHCTVCEDYDLCINCYNAKGHEHQMVKWGLGIDDDSNGQGGEASKSPQESRRLSIQRCIQSLVHACQCRNANCSLPSCQKMKRVVQHTKGCKRKTNGGCPVCKQLIALCCYHAKHCQENKCPVPFCLNIKHKLRQQQLQHRLQQAQMMRRRMATMAGRGMPMPSPPTSAAPDTPNSVQQPNTPQTPQPMPNQPQQQQQQQQQQQQQQQQPPNPANIAQGFPNNGRSSQPPTPVPQGKPGPQSSPLHQQQSPLPNMPHQQPPQPQPPPQQQQQQQQQQQQPLLAALKVARQIEMVAKAKQQQQQQQQQNYAMNGMPMNHPRMMGPMQGQMQMMQGPRGPQVMQAMQQGQWGPGMQNPMQNPQGPQPQVPTQQGPMAPQQAQGNPMPQQGPLMQRPMMPQQQGLQMPGVMPPQGPSQQGMTPQQQNMPRGIPGNIAPSALQELLRTLKSPSSPQQQQQVLNILKSNPHLMAAFIKQRTAKYQATQPQQQQQAQQQNAQAMLGTQAGMQAMAAMANQVQRPVMAPQQQPPQQAGPQGMATMGPQGQMMNAAQNGNPQLYRRQQLFRMQQMQQQQAQQQQQGGMPQGHGQFPQQQPGPASYSQLRMQQQMAMQGGGGPMGQLPPSTQMGQPGMGMDGPQNLLQQRMLQQQQQQMLKQQMGSPAQANSMSPQPHMLQGQAQGGAHLPGQTMANTLGNQVRSPAPVQSPRPPSQQPPHSSPSPRIQPQPSPQHGALHSSSPHPSLGGPMSGSIEQGHMGTPEQSAMLPQLNTPNRGGLSNDMGMVGDTTGDTLEKFVEGL, encoded by the exons ATGGGGATGTCAGGAGCTCCATTTGGCCAGCAGTATGGCCAGGCTGGGGTGCAGCAGATGGGGGCGGCAGGGGTCAACGCCCAACAACTCCAGAACAAGACAGCCCTTTCAAACAACCTGCCCCAATTCCCTGCTGAGTTGAAGGGAGCTGGGAGTGTGCCAAACATG TCCCAGATGCAGCAGCAGGTAGCGTCAGTGGGCATGGTCCCTGGGGCTGGTGGTGTATCAGCGGGCCCAACGGCCGACCCCGAGAAGCGCAAACTCATTCAGCAGCAGCTGGTCCTGTTGCTCCACGCACACAAGTGCCAGCGGCGGGAGCAGGCCAACGGGGAGGTGAGGGCCTGCACTCTGCCCCATTGCCGCACCATGAAGAACGTCCTCAACCACATGACCCACTGCCAGGCTGGCAAGTCCTGCCAGG TGGCTCACTGTGCATCATCCAGACAGATCATCTCCCACTGGAAGAACTGCACGCGGCACGACTGTCCGGTCTGCCTGCCTTTGAAAAATGCTAGTGACAAGAGGAACCAGCAAC CCATGCTGAGTTCTCCGGGGGCTAGCCTGCAGAACGCCATCAGTACGGTGGGGCCTGGCCAGCCCAGTGCCACAGCCATCAACAGCGCTGCCACACACATCGACCCCAGCTCCATGCAGAGGGCCTATGCTGCCCTCGGCCTGCCGTATGGGAACCAGTCCCCTGCTCAGGTCCAGGGGCAGGGACAGGGTCCCAATCAGCAAAACCCCCAGGGCCCCCAGCACCAGCAGCTGCGAAATATGAACCCACTAG GCACTAATCAGATGAACCAGATGGCAGGAGGCATGGGTGTCCCCTCTTCAGACCAGTCTGGCATGCACTCCGACTCCTCTCTACCATCCACACTCAACAA TCAACTGATGCCAGATGGGTCAGTAGCAGGAGGCATGGGAAACCTGCCCGCTGCCACCCCTCTCTCTGCTTCGGGGGTAAGAAAGGCCTGGCATGAACATGTCACTCAGGACCTGCGCACCCACCTGGTGCACAAACT TGTACAAGCCATATTCCCCACCCCAGACCCCGCAGCACTGAAGGACCGGCGAATGGAGAACCTGGTGGCGTATGCCCGCAAGGTTGAGGGTGACATGTACGAGTCAGCTAACAGCAGG GATGAGTATTACCACTTCCTGGCAGAGAAGATCTATAAAATCCAGAAGGAACTGGAGGAGAAGAGGCGCTCACGGCTCCAGAAACAGCCTGGCATGGTGGGCACAGCTGGGCCTCAGCAACCTGGAATGGCTCCCAACACCATGGGCCCAGGACAGGCTGTCCGACCTCCCA ATGGACCTGTGCCTATGCCCAACATGCCAAATCAGATCATGAACCGTATGCAGGTGCCCCAAG GAATCAATCAGTTTAACCCAATGGCAATGCAGAATGCGCAGATGTCTCAGGCACCCATGGGAGCACGTGCTCCCTCCCCCATGAACCATCCACAGCAGATGAACATCAACTCCGTCCCAGCG ATGGGTATGTCCCCGTCAAGGATGCCTCAGACTCCAGGAATGATGGGTAGCCATGCTAATAACATGGTAGCTCAGCCAGCCAACCAGGGCCAGTTCCTGCCACAGGGCCAGTTCACTGCCGCTGCAGGTGGAGCAATGAATGTGAATGTAGGCTTGGGCCAGCCGCTAACACAGGCTGCTGTCACACAG CCACAGAACTCTAACCTCCCTCTGAATGCACTGGGAACTCTTGGCACCCAGCTGCCCTGTGGCCCTGCAGCCCAGCCCACCCTGGGCGCCACCCCTCCACCCAATGCCTCTGCCAGCCTGCAGccccaacagcagcagcagcagcagcttcagcagcaCCATGCTCCTGCACAGGCCCAGGTGCCACCGCAACCCTCTACCCCCGCTTCCACGGGTGGGCCCTCCTCTACCCCTACCCACATACCCAGTAGCCTCCCTGGCCCCCCCTCAGCCCTGGGCACGCCTGATCCCTCCCAGCCGCTCACGCCCCTGCAGCCGCAAACAGAACCCCCCAGCCAGATGCAGCAGCCCACCTCAGTGCAGGCACAGCACCCCAGCACACCG TTGTCCCAGGCAGCAGCGAGTATAGACAACAGAGTGCCCACCCCAGGCTCTGTGGCTGAGCTGAGCTCCCAGCAGGCCCTGCCAGACATGAGCAGCACTGAAGCCAAACCTGAAGTAAAAGACGAAGAAGATGACAGCAACTCTGGAAAGAAGCAGCCTGATGTGAAAATGGAG CAGGACGATGAAACCAAACCCCCGCTGGTGAAGAAGGAGGAGCCAGATGCAGCAGAGCCAAAGCAGGAACCAATGGAAACTGAGGAGAAGAAGCCGGAGATGAAGGCAGAACccaaagaagaggaggaaagtgGGGCCAACAGCACGTCGACCGCCTCCGCCACTCAGAACCGCAAAAAAA TTTTTAAGCCAGAGGAGCTGAGACAAGCCCTAATGCCGACACTTGAGGCCCTCTACAGGCAAGACCCAGAGTCACTGCCCTTCAGACAGCCTGTAGACCCCATGCTACTGGGCATCCCT gaCTACTTTGACATTGTAAAGAATCCCATCGACTTATCCACCATCAAGCGCAAGCTGGATACAGGTCAGTACCAGGAGCCGTGGCAGTACGTGGACGATGTGTGGCTCATGTTCAACAACGCCTGGCTGTACAACCGTAAAACATCCCGTGTCTACAAGTACTGCACCAAACTGGCAGAAGTGTTTGAAGCAGAGATTGATCCCGTCATGCAGGGCTTGGGCTACTGCTGCGGCAGGAAG TATGAGTTCTCACCCCAGACGCTGTGTTGCTATGGCAAACAGTTGTGTACCATTTCCAGGGACGGCACCTACTACAGCTACCAGAACAG GTATCACTTCTGTGAGAAGTGCTTCAACGAGATCCAGGGCAACAGTGTGACCCTGGGGGACGACCCGGCACAGCCACAGAC CATGATATCAAAAGAGCAgtttgaaaagaagaaaaatgacaTGTTGGACCCTGAACC GTTTGTTGAATGTAAAGACTGTGGACGAAAGATGCACCAGATCTGCGTGCTGCACTACGATGTCATTTGGCCATCAGG CTTTATCTGCGACAACTGTCTGAAGAAGTCCAGCAAAACAAGAAAGGAAAACAAGTTTTCAGCCAGAA GGTTGCAGTCTACCCGGCTGGGAACATACATTGAAGACCGAGTGAACAAGTACTTGAAAAGGCAGAACCACCCAGAGGCTGGTGAGGTGTTTGTGCGAGTGGTAGCCAGCTCGGACAAAACTGTGGAGGTTAAGCCTGGCATGAAGTCCAG GTTTGTGGACTCAGGCGAGATGGTGGAGAGCTTCCCTTATAGAACCAAAGCACTTTTTGCATTTGAGGAAATAGACGGAGTGGACGTTTGTTTCTTCGGCATGCATGTCCAGGAGTACGGCTCTGATTGCCCCTTTCCAAAtaccag ACGGGTTTACATATCATACCTCGACAGTATTCACTTCTTCAGACCACGTGTGCTAAGGACTGCAGTGTACCATGAGATCCTGATAGGCTACCTGGAGTATGTGAAGAAACTGGG GTATGTGATGGGTCACATCTGGGCCTGCCCACCCAGTGAAGGAGACGATTACATTTTTCACTGCCACCCTCCCGACCAGAAGATCCCCAAGCCCAAGAGGCTCCAAGAGTGGTACAGGAAGATGCTGGACAAGGCTTTCGCTGAGAGGATCCTACATGATTACAAG GACATTTTCAAACAGGCGACAGAAGACCGTCTGACCAGTGCCAACGAGCTGCCATACTTTGAGGGCGACTTTTGGCCTAACGTACTGGAGGAGAGTATCAAGGagctggagcaggaggaggaagaaaggaagaaggaggagaacaCTGCCTCCTCTGAGACGACAGAG GGAGCCCAAGCTGACAGCAAGAATGCCAAAAAGAAGAATAATAAGAAGACcaacaaaaacaagagcagCGTCAGCCGAGCCAACAAGAAGAAGCCTGGGATGCCGAATGTAGCCAATGACCTGTCCCAGAAGCTCTACGCCACCATGGAGAAACATAAGGAG GTGTTTTTTGTCATCCACCTCCACGCCGGGCCAGTCATCAACACCCTGCCACCCATTATGGACCCCGACCCTCTGTTGACCTGCGACCTGATGGATGGCCGCGATGCCTTTTTGACTCTGGCCAGGGACAAGCACTGGGAGTTCAGCTCACTGCGAAGATGCAAATGGAGCACGATGTGTATGTTGGTAGAGCTGCACAACCAAGGCCAGGACCGCTTCGTGTACACCTGCAACGAGTGCAAGCACCACGTAGAGACTCGCTGGCACTGCACCGTCTGTGAG GACTACGACCTATGCATTAACTGCTACAACGCTAAGGGCCACGAGCACCAGATGGTGAAGTGGGGCCTGGGCATAGATGACGACAGCAATGGTCAGGGCGGAGAGGCCTCCAAGAGCCCTCAGGAGAGCCGTCGTCTCAGCATCCAGCGCTGTATCCAGTCCCTGGTCCATGCCTGCCAGTGCCGCAACGCCAACTGCTCTCTGCCTTCATGCCAGAAGATGAAGAGGGTGGTTCAACACACCAAAGGCTGCAAGCGGAAGACCAATGGTGGCTGCCCTGTGTGCAAGCAGCTCATCGCTTTATGTTGTTATCACGCCAAGCACTGTCAGGAGAACAAGTGTCCTGTTCCCTTCTGTCTCAACATCAAGCACAAACTCcgtcagcagcagctgcagcacaggCTCCAACAGGCTCAAATGATGCGCCGCAGAATGGCCACCATGGCTGGAAGGGGTATGCCCATGCCATCGCCACCTACCTCAGCTGCCCCCGACACCCCCAACTCTGTGCAGCAGCCTAATACACCCCAGACCCCCCAGCCCATGCCCAACCAgccccaacaacaacaacaacaacaacaacaacaacaacaacaacagcagcagccaccAAACCCTGCCAACATTGCCCAAGGCTTCCCCAACAATGGCCGCAGCAGCCAGCCACCAACACCAGTGCCGCAGGGCAAACCAGGGCCTCAGTCATCCCCTCTCCATCAGCAGCAGTCACCTCTGCCGAACATGCCACACCAACAGCCGCCTCAGCCACAGCCGCCGccgcaacagcagcagcagcagcagcagcagcaacagcagccgCTGCTGGCAGCCCTGAAGGTGGCCCGACAGATCGAGATGGTAGCCAAGGCgaagcaacagcaacaacagcagcagcagcagaattaTGCCATGAACGGGATGCCCATGAACCACCCACGAATGATGGGGCCCATGCAGGGCCAGATGCAGATGATGCAGGGGCCACGGGGCCCCCAGGTGATGCAGGCTATGCAGCAGGGCCAGTGGGGTCCAGGGATGCAGAATCCCATGCAGAATCCCCAGGGTCCGCAGCCGCAGGTCCCTACACAACAAGGCCCCATGGCCCCTCAGCAGGCTCAGGGAAACCCCATGCCCCAGCAGGGCCCGCTCATGCAGAGGCCCATGATGCCCCAGCAGCAGGGTCTCCAAATGCCTGGGGTCATGCCTCCCCAGGGGCCCTCACAGCAGGGCATGAcaccacagcagcagaacaTGCCACGGGGGATACCTGGTAACATCGCCCCGAGTGCCCTGCAGGAATTACTGCGCACCCTCAAATCTCCCAGCTCTccccagcagcaacagcaggtcCTCAACATCCTCAAGTCGAACCCCCACCTCATGGCCGCTTTCATTAAGCAGAGGACAGCCAAATACCAGGCCACACAGccgcagcaacagcaacaggcCCAGCAGCAGAACGCTCAGGCCATGCTGGGGACCCAGGCAGGAATGCAGGCCATGGCAGCCATGGCTAACCAGGTGCAGAGGCCAGTGATGGCACCTCAGCAGCAGCCTCCTCAGCAGGCAGGGCCCCAGGGCATGGCAACCATGGGCCCCCAGGGCCAGATGATGAATGCTGCTCAAAATGGCAATCCCCAACTGTACCGCAGACAGCAGCTGTTCAGGATGcagcagatgcagcagcagcaggcacagcagcagcagcagggaggcATGCCCCAAGGCCACGGTCAGTTCCCACAGCAGCAGCCGGGGCCAGCAAGCTACTCCCAGCTCCGCATGCAGCAGCAAATGGCTATGCAAGGAGGTGGGGGGCCCATGGGACAACTCCCTCCCTCGACTCAAATGGGTCAACCTGGCATGGGCATGGACGGGCCCCAGAACCTCCTCCAGCAGCGCATGcttcagcagcaacagcagcagatgttAAAGCAGCAGATGGGCTCTCCAGCACAGGCTAACTCCATGAGTCCACAACCTCACATGCTCCAAGGCCAAGCCCAGGGAGGAGCTCACTTACCTGGCCAGACAATGGCAAACACCCTGGGAAACCAAGTACGTTCCCCGGCCCCAGTGCAATCGCCCCGTCCGCCTTCGCAGCAACCCCCGCATTCCAGTCCCTCCCCGCGGATACAGCCCCAGCCCTCACCTCAGCACGGCGCCCTCCACTCCAGCTCTCCCCACCCGAGCCTCGGAGGCCCCATGTCAGGCTCCATAGAGCAGGGCCACATGGGAACACCAGAGCAGAGTGCCATGCTCCCGCAACTTAACACACCAAACAGAGGGGGGTTGAGTAATGACATGGGTATGGTGGGTGACACGACGGGAGACACGCTGGAGAAATTTGTTGAAGGATTGTAG